The Budorcas taxicolor isolate Tak-1 chromosome 25, Takin1.1, whole genome shotgun sequence genome includes a region encoding these proteins:
- the JAM3 gene encoding junctional adhesion molecule C, with translation MALRRRPSLVLLLLLVRGCMIGAVNLKSSNRTPVVQEFESVELSCIITDSQTNDPRIEWKKIQDEQTTYVFFDNKIQGDLTDRAELLGKTSLKIWNVTRTDSALYRCEVVARNDRKEIDEIVIELTVQVKPVAPVCRVPRAVPVGKAATLSCQEGEGFPRPHYSWYRNNVPLPTDSRANPRFRNSSFVLNPETGTLVFSAVHKEDSGQYYCIASNDAGSARCEEQDMEVYDLNIGGIIGGVLVVLTVLALITGGICCAYRRGYFISHSRNGESYKNPGKPDGVNYIRTDEEGDFRHKSSFVI, from the exons gcTGCATGATCGGGGCTGTGAATCTCAAATCCAGCAACCGAACCCCAGTGGTTCAGGAATTTGAAA GTGTGGAACTATCCTGTATCATTACGGATTCACAGACAAATGACCCCAGGATTGAATGGAAGAAGATCCAGGATGAACAAACCACCTATGTGTTTTTCGACAACAAGATTCAGG GAGACCTGACCGACCGTGCAGAGCTGCTGGGGAAGACGTCTCTGAAGATCTGGAACGTGACAAGGACAGACTCGGCCCTTTACCGCTGTGAGGTGGTTGCCCGGAACGACCGCAAGGAGATCGACGAGATCGTCATCGAGTTGACCGTGCAAG TGAAGCCGGTGGCCCCGGTGTGCAGGGTGCCAAGGGCCGTGCCTGTGGGCAAGGCAGCCACCCTCTCCTGCCAGGAGGGCGAGGGCTTCCCACGGCCGCACTACAGCTGGTACCGCAACAACGTGCCACTGCCCACAGACTCCAGGGCCAACCCGCGCTTCCGAAACTCCTCTTTCGTCTTAAACCCTGAGACGGGCACTCTG GTGTTCAGCGCCGTCCACAAGGAGGACTCGGGCCAGTACTACTGCATTGCATCCAACGACGCGGGCTCGGCCCGCTGTGAGGAGCAGGACATGGAAGTGT ATGACCTCAACATCGGTGGCATCATCGGGGGGGTCCTAGTCGTGCTGACCGTCCTGGCCCTCATCACAGGGGGCATCTGCTGTGCCTATAGACGTGGCTACTTCATCAGCCACAGCCGGAATGGGGAAAG CTACAAGAACCCAGGGAAGCCAGATGGAGTTAACTACATCAGGACAGATGAGGAG GGCGACTTCAGACACAAGTCCTCGTTTGTGATCTAG